The following is a genomic window from Mus caroli chromosome 17, CAROLI_EIJ_v1.1, whole genome shotgun sequence.
TGAAGGTTGTCTCTGGCGACCGGCGACCCGGCTAGATCCAGCAGCGAGGCTTCCAGCATGGATCTGCACACAGCGGTGTACAATGCGGCGCACGACGGCAAGCTGCCGCTGCTGCAGAAGCTGCTGGCTGGCCGTGGGCgtgaggagctggaggagctgctgGGTGAGGTGGCCGGCGGTGGCACGCCACTGCTAATCGCAGCGCGCCGTGGACACCTAGACGTGGTGGAGTATCTGGTGGACCACTGCGGCGCCAGCGTGGAGGCGAGCGGCTCCGTGCACTTCGATGGCGAGACCATCGAGGGCGCGCCGCCGCTCTGGGCAGCGTCGGCCGCGGGTCACCTGGCGGTGGTGCGGAGCCTTCTTCGCCGAGGCGCCTCGGTCAACCGCACCACGCGCACCAACTCCACGCCGCTGCGCGCCGCCTGCTTCGACGGCCACCTGGACGTGGTGCGCTACCTGGTGGGCGAGCACAAGGCGGACCTGGAGGTGGCCAATCGCCACGGCCACACGTGCCTTATGATCTCCTGCTACAAGGGCCACCGCGANNNNNNNNNNNNNNNNNNNNNNNNNNNNNNNNNNNNNNNNNNNNNNNNNNNNNNNNNNNNNNNNNNNNNNNNNNNNNNNNNNNNNNNNNNNNNNNNNNNNNNNNNNNNNNNNNNNNNNNNNNNNNNNNNNNNNNNNNNNNNNNNNNNNNNNNNNNNNNNNNNNNNNNNNNNNNNNNNNNNNNNNNNNNNNNNNNNNNNNNNNNNNNNNNNNNNNNNNNNNNNNNNNNNNNNNNNNNNNNNNNNNNNNNNNNNNNNNNNNNNNNNNNNNNNNNNNNNNNNNNNNNNNNNNNNNNNNNNNNNNNNNNNNNNNNNNNNNNNNNTCCACCCCAGAAGAAGCAGAACCGTATGAGAGCTGCTGCCCTACCAGCCGGGAAGCGGCTGTGGAAGCTTTGGAGCTGCTGGGTGCCACCTATGTGGATAAGAAAAGGGATCTGCTTGGAGCCCTGAAGCACTGGAGAAGGGCAATGGAACTCCGTCACCAGGATGGAGGCTACCTCCCTAAGCCGGAGCCCCAGCAACTGGTTCTGGCCTATGACTATTCCAGGGAGGTGACTACGCCCCAAGAGTTGGAAGCCCTCATTACAGATCCTGATGAGATGCGGATGCAGGCGCTGCTGATACGGGAGAGAATCTTGGGCCCCTCACATCCTGACACTTCATACTACATACGGTACCGGGGTGCTGTCTATGCGGACTCCGGGAATTTTGAGCGCTGTATCCGTCTGTGGAAGTATGCCTTGGACATGCAGCAAAACAACCTGGAGCCCCTGAGCCCCATGACCGCCAGCAGCTTCCTGTCGTTTGCGGAGCTCTTCTCCTACGTGCTGCAGGACCGCTCGGCCAAGGGCAACCTGGGCATGCAGCTTGGCTTTGCCGACCTCATGGGTGTGCTCAGCAAAGGGGTTCGGGAAGTGGAGCGGGCTCTGCAGCTGCCCAAGGAACCGGGTGACTCCGCACAGTTCACCAAAGCCATTGCCATCATCCTCCACCTTCTGTACCTATTGGAGAAGGTGGAGTGCACCCCCAGCCAGGAACACCTCAAGCACCAGACAGTCTACCGCCTGCTCAAGTGTGCCCCTCGCGGAAAGAACGGCTTCACCCCACTACACATGGCGGTGGACAAGGAGACCACCAACGTGGGCCGGTATCGTGTGGGCGTCTTCCCGTCGCTGCAGGTGGTCAAGGTGCTGTTGGACTGCGGAGCAGACCCTGACAGCAGGGATTTCGACAACAACACCCCACTGCACATCGCTGCCCAGAATAATTGCCCAGCCATCATGGATGCTCTCATCGAAGCTGGGGCGCACATGGACGCCACCAATGCCTTCAAAAAGACTGCCTACGAGCTGCTGGACTCGAAGCTGTTGGCTAAGAGCACCGTGCAGCCTTTCAATTATGTGACACTGCAATGCCTAGCTGCCCGTGCCCTGGACAGGAACAAGGTCCCTTATAAGGGCTTCATCCCAGAGGAGCTGGAGGCCTTCATCCAGTTGCATTGAGCCTGGCCCAGCTGCTGGTGCCCACTTGGGCCTTACTTCTCCAAGCATCCAGGCCCCATGGCCTGCTGGAGTGAACCCAGCTGCTGATTCTAGAAGCCTTCAGGGTCACATGGAGGGAAGACGGTCTTTTTTGTGGAAGTACACAAACCCGGATGCCTGAGCCTCCCCAGTGGCATGCTTCTGTCTGGGTCTGGAGGCCTCTGCACTGTCCTAGAGTCCTGCAGTGAGCAAAGCTGTCTCCTTCCTGCAGTGGGCACTGACCACCTAGATGTTTGcatttggttttccttttctaagCAGATGGGCAGCAGCCTGGAGCCCATGTTGTGAgggtttttctgtctgttttcacTGGTTTCTGTTTGTTGGACTTAGTAATGACTGAGTTGAGAGTTGCCAGTATTTTGCAGTGGCCACAGCTGAGGATGGCATGAACTGTGTGTGCAGATCTGTGACCAAGGTCCTGGGAAGCATCCTCATTTCTGTGCTGATTAAAGAGAGGACTATCCCCCAAGAAAGCCCAGAGGCAGTTGCAAGAGCCACAGCCAGGCAGACACCAGTGCCTCCTGTCCTGCCCTCTGGATGGACAGACAGTTCCCAACCTTGGGACGAAGCTGGAACTGCCAGGCAGATGGTGACCAGGCCACCTGGCCACCAGGTTCACATCTGTGCCACACTTGTCACACTGTCACCTTCATCGCTGAGGACCTGACCCCTCTTGTATTGAGGAGTCCCCAATATCCCAATAACTTCGGGGGATGGGCTTCTAACCAAGATAGGGGAAGGTGGGGGCAGCCAGCCAGGGTAGCGATGGACCCATGTGGTACTAGCTTGGCCCACGTGAGGCCCTGTGTGCAGCCCCAGAACCACAAAAAGTTACTGAACAGCTGCCTATGACTCCACCAGCTCTCGATTCCATCATTTGTGGTGAGTGGTTCACCCTGGATTAGGCCAAAGCAGGAGGTACTCATCCCCGGCCTGTAGAAGCCAGCTATATGGGTAGGAAGTCAGGTGTAGAGGGGCCAGTCCCTCCCTCAGCCATTTAAGCCACATAAGCTGTCCCTTGAGGACGTGAGTGTGTGATTGCAGTGCTAGGTAGATTCTCTGTATGAGCAAACTTTAGGCCTTACTGGGCAGGGTCTCGCTGCTCCACCCTGCCAAAGCTCAGGGCAAACATGAACCCCTTTGAGTCTTGGCACTGATATTTATGGATTAAAATGCAGGTATGTGAAGATGTCTGCCTAGCTGTTATTTAATGTAGCTAGGTAGAGCGGGGAGCCAGGTGAGTGTCTGTCAAGcatgcatggtggcacaaaccCAACATCTTAGCACTTccaggactgaggcaggaggatcataagttggAGGCCACGGGAGTAGACAGTAAGTTCAAGAATAGCCTGGGGGTATTGTAATAAGAGTATTTTAAGACCCCCTACCCTCTCAAAACTGTCTCCTATGAAGTGTAGCACTAGTGAGCATTTACTGAGCCCCTGCTGCACCCCACTGCTCACGTGTACCACCTGGTTCACAGCAGCTGCCTTCTGATGGAACCAGTCCCATTCAGGTACCTCAGGTGGAGCAAGTTCAGAGGTTACACCAATGGTGTGCCTAGGAAGGGACACAGCACATGAGAAAATATCAGACTCAAACCCTCTGTCTCAGTGGCTGACATGTTTAGATCCACTCCCCTACCTCAGCACCCTGAACATAGATCTCATTGGTCCTTCCATAACCTCTGACTTCTGACCTCAAATTTAAGAGGAACAATTATTTGAGCCCCATGTTCTTCATGCTGTCAGAATTAGGAAATTTGACCTGGGGCCTGAACA
Proteins encoded in this region:
- the Fem1a gene encoding protein fem-1 homolog A — its product is MDLHTAVYNAAHDGKLPLLQKLLAGRGREELEELLGEVAGGGTPLLIAARRGHLDVVEYLVDHCGASVEASGSVHFDGETIEGAPPLWAASAAGHLAVVRSLLRRGASVNRTTRTNSTPLRAACFDGHLDVVRYLVGEHKADLEVANRHGHTCLMISCYKGHPPEEAEPYESCCPTSREAAVEALELLGATYVDKKRDLLGALKHWRRAMELRHQDGGYLPKPEPQQLVLAYDYSREVTTPQELEALITDPDEMRMQALLIRERILGPSHPDTSYYIRYRGAVYADSGNFERCIRLWKYALDMQQNNLEPLSPMTASSFLSFAELFSYVLQDRSAKGNLGMQLGFADLMGVLSKGVREVERALQLPKEPGDSAQFTKAIAIILHLLYLLEKVECTPSQEHLKHQTVYRLLKCAPRGKNGFTPLHMAVDKETTNVGRYRVGVFPSLQVVKVLLDCGADPDSRDFDNNTPLHIAAQNNCPAIMDALIEAGAHMDATNAFKKTAYELLDSKLLAKSTVQPFNYVTLQCLAARALDRNKVPYKGFIPEELEAFIQLH